The region AGCGTCATGAATCCAGACGTATTGATAACCAGTTACGTGGTCGTTCCGGTCGTCAGGGTGACCCAGGTGAATCTTGTTTCTACATCTGTTTGGAAGATGATTTAATGCGTTTGTTTGGTTCAGAACGTTTAAATACAATCTTTAAGTCACTTGGTTTACCAGAAGGTGAGCAGATCGAGCATAAGATGTTAAGCGGTGCTATTGAGAAGGCACAAAAGAAGATAGAGGATAATAACTTTGGTATCCGTAAGAATCTTCTTGAGTACGATAAAGTAAATAATGAGCAACGTGAGATTATCTACGCTGAAAGAAGGAAAGTATTAAACGGCGATAGTATGAGAGATGTTATCTTTAAGATGATTACAGATAACGTAGAAACCTGCGTAAATACTAGCATTAGCGACGACCAGCTTCCAGAAGAATGGGATTTAGCAGAATTAAATCAGATGTTACTTCCGATTATTCCAATGGAGCCTGTGGAGTTAAAAGATAATGAATTAAGACATATGAAGAGAAATGAATTAATTCATATGTTAAAGGAAAAAGCAGTTAAGTTATACGAAGAGAAGGAAGCAGAATTCCCAGAGAAAGAACATTTAAGAGAAGTGGAACGTGTTGTACTTCTTCGTGTGATTGACCGTAAATGGATGGATCATATCGATGATATGGATCAGTTACGTCAAGGTATTGGCTTACAGGCATATGGTCAGAGAGATCCTAAGACAGAATATAAGTTTAGCGGTTTTGAAATGTTTGACACCATGATTAATGCCATTACAGAAGATACTGTAAAAGCTTTAATGCATGTTCGTATTGAGCAAAAGGTAGAACGTGAAGAGGTTGCTAAGGTAACCGGTACAAACCGTGATGAATCTGTAGCTAAGGCACCTGTAAAGAGAGCGACCAAGAAAGTTCAACCCAATGATCCATGTCCATGTGGAAGTGGTAAGAAATATAAGCATTGCTGTGGCGGAGTTGGTAGAATCTAATTCACACCACTTCACAGGTTTATGATAGTGGAAACAAGAAAAAGTACGCGGAGCGAACTTTTTCTTGTTAGGAGGAAAGCGGATGTTATATCCGCTTTTCTAGGGTGGTGAAGTCACTCTGAAAATCTAAAAAGAAATGAGGTGGTTAGATGGTTGAATTGGATCAATTTAAATATACACTGAGTCAATATGATAAGCCTCTAATCGAAGTGGGGGATTCACTTTGACCTCGCTAATAAGAGGCTGAGGATTGAAGAAATTGAAGGAATTATGGAGGAACCAAATTTTTGGGACTCCCAAGAAAAGTCACAAGCTTACATGAAAGAGTTAAAGAATCTGAAAGATATTGTTTCGGAATACAATGGTTTAAAACAACAATATGATGATATTTTAACTTTACTTGAGATGGGATATGAAGAAGAGGACCCTGATCTGATTCCTGAAATTGAGCAGGAATTGGAGCAGTTTATTGATGCTCTTGAGGAGTTAAGATTAAATACCCTATTATCCGATGAATATGACAAAGATAATGCGATACTTACGCTGCATGCAGGTGCGGGCGGAACAGAGAGCTGTGACTGGGCAAGTATGTTATATCGTATGTATCAGAGATGGGCGGATAAGAAAGGATATACTACAGAACTTTTGGACTTTCTTGACGGTGAAGAGGCTGGTTATAAATCTGTTACACTTCAGATTAATGGATTGAATGCATATGGTCACTTAAAATCGGAACGAGGGGTTCATCGTCTTGTTCGAATCTCTCCGTTTAATGCAGCCGGCAAGAGACAGACCTCTTTTGTTTCCTGTGATGTTATGCCTGACATCGAAGAGGATATTGATATTGAAATCAATGATGACGATTTGCGTATTGATACGTACCGTTCTTCTGGTGCAGGTGGCCAGCACGTTAACAAAACATCATCTGCGATTCGTATTACCCACATTCCAACCGGAACTGTAGTGCAATGTCAAAATGAGCGTTCCCAGTTTCAAAATAAGGATAAGGCGATGCAGATGTTAAAGGCAAAACTTTATCTAAAGAAAAAGGAAGAAAACGCGGCAAAAGAATCAGGA is a window of Lachnoclostridium phytofermentans ISDg DNA encoding:
- the prfB gene encoding peptide chain release factor 2 (programmed frameshift), yielding MVELDQFKYTLSQYDKPLIEVGDSLDLANKRLRIEEIEGIMEEPNFWDSQEKSQAYMKELKNLKDIVSEYNGLKQQYDDILTLLEMGYEEEDPDLIPEIEQELEQFIDALEELRLNTLLSDEYDKDNAILTLHAGAGGTESCDWASMLYRMYQRWADKKGYTTELLDFLDGEEAGYKSVTLQINGLNAYGHLKSERGVHRLVRISPFNAAGKRQTSFVSCDVMPDIEEDIDIEINDDDLRIDTYRSSGAGGQHVNKTSSAIRITHIPTGTVVQCQNERSQFQNKDKAMQMLKAKLYLKKKEENAAKESGIRGEIRDINFGNQIRSYVLQPYTMVKDHRTNTDVSNALGVLDGNIDPFINAYLKWIHSSSDEES